Proteins found in one Paenibacillus borealis genomic segment:
- a CDS encoding peptidase G2 autoproteolytic cleavage domain-containing protein: MGSGVGNTASGFAAHAEGLNTTASGAAAHSEGFSTLASGDTSHAEGNTTIASGSASHAEGYLSQATNDTAHAEGSSTIASGVAAHAEGYLTNALGEGSHAEGSTTLAAGLEAHSEGFGTQAWGARSHTEGFNTSTQTTAINAHAEGEGNSASGRASHVEGGGVDAQGNPAPNFASGSGSHAEGVGTTSMGFASHAEGGTADIMLGAGPSALGDYSHAEGQNTVASGTSSHAEGLATTASGNVGSHAEGQSTTASGTASHAEGFQTTASGASGHAEGANTQASGSFSHAEGVGTLANAPYAHAEGADTTASGQASHAEGFQTQAFAPNSHAEGEATVVLAEHTGAHIMGQNGSTRFPYSWHLANGMAVGPTFNSAVIEGLTGNIYLDGTLMSPGAADYAEMFETADGRTIDAGYFVTFDEASDRIRKAKAADEYILGVISARPAIVADSSDLRWNGMFVTDEWDRILYHEVEVAEVRNEYGDIVREAGTKSEPVLNPEWDGSLEYVSRQDREEWVAVGIVGKLLVRDDGTCIAGGYCRPDDNGMATAADSGYRVMKRTGERQIRIFVK, translated from the coding sequence ATGGGAAGCGGAGTAGGGAATACGGCGAGCGGCTTTGCTGCGCATGCCGAGGGGCTGAATACAACGGCGAGCGGTGCAGCCGCTCATTCTGAAGGATTCTCCACACTTGCCAGCGGAGATACCTCGCATGCCGAAGGTAATACTACTATTGCCAGCGGAAGCGCATCGCATGCGGAAGGGTATCTCTCCCAGGCAACGAATGATACGGCACATGCAGAAGGGTCTTCTACCATCGCCAGCGGAGTGGCGGCGCATGCAGAAGGTTATTTAACCAACGCGCTGGGCGAAGGCTCACACGCGGAGGGCTCGACGACGCTGGCTGCCGGCCTCGAGGCCCACTCCGAGGGATTCGGTACACAGGCGTGGGGTGCCCGTTCACATACAGAAGGCTTCAATACATCAACGCAGACGACAGCGATCAATGCCCATGCGGAGGGAGAGGGGAATTCAGCCAGCGGCCGGGCATCTCACGTTGAGGGCGGCGGTGTGGACGCTCAGGGTAATCCGGCCCCCAACTTCGCCAGTGGTTCCGGTTCACATGCCGAAGGGGTGGGGACCACCTCCATGGGCTTCGCTTCCCATGCGGAAGGCGGTACAGCGGATATCATGTTAGGTGCAGGACCTTCTGCCCTTGGCGATTATTCACATGCTGAGGGGCAGAACACTGTAGCCAGCGGAACCTCATCCCATGCCGAAGGATTAGCAACAACAGCCAGCGGCAATGTTGGTTCGCATGCCGAAGGGCAGAGCACAACAGCCAGCGGAACAGCTTCGCACGCCGAGGGCTTCCAGACTACAGCCAGCGGAGCTTCCGGCCATGCCGAAGGGGCCAACACACAAGCTAGTGGTTCCTTTTCCCACGCCGAGGGGGTCGGTACACTGGCGAATGCTCCTTATGCGCATGCCGAAGGAGCGGATACCACGGCTTCCGGCCAGGCTTCCCATGCGGAAGGGTTCCAGACCCAGGCATTTGCTCCGAACTCACATGCAGAGGGAGAAGCGACAGTTGTACTTGCGGAGCATACAGGCGCCCATATCATGGGCCAGAACGGCTCAACGCGGTTTCCGTACTCGTGGCATCTGGCCAACGGGATGGCAGTCGGTCCGACTTTTAACTCGGCAGTGATTGAAGGGCTTACGGGTAATATTTATCTGGATGGTACGCTGATGTCTCCAGGTGCAGCGGATTATGCAGAAATGTTCGAGACCGCGGACGGGCGCACCATTGACGCAGGTTATTTCGTTACATTTGATGAAGCCAGTGACAGAATCCGTAAAGCCAAGGCAGCGGATGAATATATTCTTGGTGTTATCAGTGCCAGGCCAGCTATTGTTGCCGATTCGAGTGATCTGCGCTGGAACGGCATGTTCGTGACTGATGAATGGGACCGGATTCTGTATCATGAGGTAGAGGTCGCTGAGGTTAGAAATGAATACGGCGATATTGTCCGTGAGGCGGGTACGAAATCAGAACCGGTACTTAACCCTGAATGGGATGGTTCCCTTGAATATGTTTCCCGCCAGGATAGAGAAGAATGGGTAGCTGTAGGGATCGTCGGCAAGCTGCTTGTCCGTGATGACGGCACCTGCATAGCCGGGGGCTACTGCCGCCCGGATGACAACGGAATGGCAACGGCAGCGGATAGCGGGTACCGGGTAATGAAGCGTACGGGTGAACGTCAGATTCGCATTTTTGTGAAATAA
- a CDS encoding LLM class flavin-dependent oxidoreductase gives MEIGISTFLETTPDPVTGKTISHAERLREAVEEIVLADQAGLDVYGIGEHHRADYAGSAPAVVLAAAAATTKRIRLTSAVSVLSSDDPVRVYQDFATLDGLSNGRAEIMAGRGSFIESFPLFGYSLDDYDELFEENLELLLAIRASEKVTWRGGHRPAIHNLAVYPRAVQEPLPVWVASGGNPESAVRAGTLGLPIAFAIIGGMPERFAPLVALYKEAAVRAGHNPDKLQIATHSHGFVGETNEQAAALFYPSTAAQMNVIGRERGWGGTYNRAAFDDARSLRGALYVGDAEYVAEKIILLRKNLGVTRFFLHVNVGTMPHREVLRAIELLGTKVAPIVHQELARIEAK, from the coding sequence ATGGAAATAGGAATAAGCACGTTTTTGGAGACTACGCCTGATCCGGTAACGGGCAAAACGATCAGCCATGCGGAGAGACTGCGCGAAGCTGTAGAAGAAATTGTGCTCGCTGATCAGGCGGGCCTGGACGTATATGGAATAGGTGAACATCACCGGGCGGACTATGCAGGCAGCGCTCCGGCTGTAGTTCTTGCCGCAGCAGCAGCTACGACCAAACGGATCAGATTGACCAGTGCTGTCAGCGTCTTGTCTTCGGATGACCCGGTTCGGGTATACCAGGATTTCGCTACTCTGGATGGGCTGTCGAATGGCCGGGCGGAGATTATGGCGGGCCGCGGATCATTCATCGAGTCTTTCCCGCTGTTTGGCTACAGCCTGGATGATTATGATGAATTGTTCGAAGAGAACCTGGAGCTGCTGCTGGCGATCCGCGCTTCCGAGAAGGTCACCTGGCGCGGCGGCCATCGCCCGGCGATTCATAACCTTGCGGTCTATCCCCGCGCCGTCCAGGAGCCGCTTCCCGTCTGGGTGGCGAGCGGCGGCAATCCCGAATCCGCCGTGCGGGCCGGAACGCTCGGCCTTCCGATCGCCTTCGCGATCATTGGCGGCATGCCGGAGCGGTTCGCTCCGCTCGTCGCCTTATACAAGGAAGCCGCTGTACGCGCGGGACATAATCCTGACAAGCTGCAGATTGCCACGCACTCCCACGGCTTCGTAGGTGAAACTAACGAACAGGCAGCCGCCTTGTTCTACCCGTCCACCGCAGCCCAGATGAATGTCATCGGACGCGAACGGGGCTGGGGCGGAACCTACAACCGTGCGGCCTTTGACGATGCCCGCAGCCTGCGCGGCGCCCTCTATGTCGGCGACGCTGAATATGTAGCCGAGAAGATCATCCTGCTGCGCAAGAATCTTGGCGTGACCCGCTTCTTCCTGCATGTGAATGTCGGCACCATGCCGCATCGCGAGGTGCTGCGCGCCATTGAGCTATTGGGCACCAAGGTTGCCCCAATCGTGCATCAGGAATTAGCCCGTATCGAGGCTAAATAA
- a CDS encoding alpha/beta fold hydrolase, with protein MERYIVYNAGHGSEVLVALPALGERKEIYAPLAAEMEEYKIIAVDLPGHNQDDQADVSIGAFVREIKRILNDLQVPAAHFAGNSIGAWICEAFYAEYPAYVKSLTLLDGGYYFLADREEDEGEITLPVIDSLKELEQAVDETVLAMDKLAEPEQQLFKDYLMNNFYPLDDSYIHHSREQALNSLSREVTDNDYCLKQATDIPMLLLLAEMSLDEFGLEKMQHFRDTHPEADVRIIGSGYHFLPITNPADVAAAMQGLLRPL; from the coding sequence ATGGAACGGTATATTGTCTACAATGCCGGACACGGCAGTGAAGTGCTGGTTGCGCTTCCGGCGCTTGGTGAACGAAAAGAAATATACGCTCCTCTAGCTGCTGAGATGGAGGAGTATAAGATCATCGCCGTAGACCTGCCAGGGCATAACCAGGACGATCAGGCAGATGTGTCTATTGGAGCTTTTGTACGGGAGATTAAGCGGATTCTGAATGATCTGCAGGTTCCGGCAGCGCATTTCGCAGGGAATTCCATTGGCGCTTGGATATGTGAGGCCTTTTATGCAGAGTATCCTGCTTATGTGAAGTCACTTACTTTGCTCGATGGCGGATATTATTTCCTTGCAGACAGGGAAGAGGATGAGGGGGAGATTACGTTACCCGTCATTGATAGTCTGAAGGAGCTTGAACAGGCAGTGGATGAAACCGTCCTGGCGATGGACAAGCTTGCTGAACCCGAACAACAATTATTCAAGGACTATTTGATGAATAACTTCTATCCGCTGGATGATTCCTATATTCATCATAGCCGTGAACAGGCCTTAAATAGTCTGAGCAGGGAAGTAACAGACAACGATTATTGCCTGAAACAAGCTACAGATATCCCTATGTTATTGCTGTTGGCCGAAATGAGCCTGGATGAATTCGGTCTGGAGAAAATGCAGCATTTCAGGGACACCCATCCTGAGGCGGATGTACGAATAATCGGGAGCGGCTACCATTTCCTGCCGATTACCAATCCGGCAGATGTGGCGGCGGCGATGCAGGGGTTGCTGAGACCGCTGTAA
- a CDS encoding cysteine hydrolase family protein: MKIGLLIIDVQEVHLSKVEQKAIDQACEFINYVSELLRSKDHTVIHIQDIEGMQPSDEEKFKIIPGIDVKETDLRVTKEYSNAFWKTDLEKIVLEQGIDLLILSGYAAEHCVLFTYNGAMERGFKAVLLQDGILSSKIDVIPATYRDRKLISYPVIEALVQ; this comes from the coding sequence ATGAAGATCGGTTTGTTAATTATTGACGTGCAAGAGGTTCATTTGAGCAAGGTGGAGCAGAAGGCAATAGATCAAGCCTGCGAGTTCATTAATTATGTCTCGGAGCTGCTGCGCTCCAAAGATCATACTGTGATTCATATCCAGGACATCGAGGGGATGCAGCCTTCCGATGAGGAGAAATTCAAGATTATTCCGGGCATTGATGTTAAGGAGACAGATCTAAGAGTGACGAAGGAATATTCGAATGCTTTTTGGAAGACGGATCTGGAAAAGATTGTGCTGGAGCAAGGCATCGATCTGCTGATTCTCTCGGGATATGCCGCTGAGCACTGCGTACTGTTCACCTATAACGGGGCTATGGAAAGAGGGTTCAAGGCTGTACTTCTGCAGGATGGGATTCTAAGCTCGAAGATTGACGTGATTCCTGCAACCTACAGGGACCGCAAACTGATCTCGTATCCTGTGATTGAAGCGTTAGTGCAGTAA
- a CDS encoding SDR family oxidoreductase, with product MRVFVTGATGFVGSAIVRELIDAGHEVLGLARSDEAAATLTAAGAAVHRGSLDDLDSLRRGAAAADGVIHAAFIHNYADLTAAGVTDKLAVEAMGAELAHSGRPLVVTSVIGHLTPGQLGTEASVPNSSSPGKHRAATEEAALALASQGVRVSVVRLPLSVHGDGDTGFVPGLIQIARTKGVSAYVGDGANRWPAVHRLDAAQLYRLALEAAPAGTTLHAISDEGVPIRDMAGVIGRRLGLPVVSVPPEEAAEHFGWLTHFVSMDIPASGTWTQEQLGWRPVHPALLPDLDREQYFTRR from the coding sequence ATGCGTGTTTTTGTTACGGGTGCAACTGGTTTCGTCGGCTCTGCCATTGTACGTGAACTGATAGATGCGGGACATGAGGTACTGGGCCTCGCCCGTTCGGATGAGGCCGCAGCAACGCTCACTGCTGCCGGGGCCGCTGTACACCGCGGCTCTTTGGATGATCTGGACAGCCTGCGGCGGGGTGCAGCTGCAGCGGATGGCGTGATCCACGCTGCCTTCATTCACAACTACGCCGATCTTACGGCAGCAGGCGTGACAGACAAGCTTGCGGTCGAGGCGATGGGTGCCGAGCTAGCGCATTCGGGCCGGCCGTTAGTCGTAACCTCCGTGATCGGGCATCTCACACCCGGCCAGCTGGGTACTGAAGCATCTGTGCCCAATTCCAGCTCCCCCGGGAAGCATCGCGCGGCTACGGAGGAAGCGGCGCTTGCGCTGGCTTCGCAGGGCGTACGCGTATCAGTGGTGCGGCTTCCGCTGTCCGTTCATGGCGATGGCGATACCGGTTTTGTTCCGGGGCTGATCCAGATCGCCCGCACCAAGGGCGTCTCGGCATATGTGGGAGATGGCGCGAACCGCTGGCCCGCTGTGCACCGGCTTGATGCAGCACAGCTCTACCGGCTGGCGCTGGAGGCGGCTCCAGCCGGAACCACGCTGCATGCGATCAGCGATGAGGGCGTTCCGATTCGTGATATGGCTGGCGTAATCGGCCGCCGGCTTGGACTTCCGGTGGTCAGTGTTCCTCCCGAAGAGGCAGCGGAGCATTTCGGCTGGCTGACGCATTTTGTGTCAATGGATATCCCGGCTTCGGGCACCTGGACTCAAGAGCAGCTTGGCTGGCGTCCTGTGCATCCTGCGCTCCTTCCTGATCTTGACCGGGAGCAGTATTTCACACGGAGGTAG
- a CDS encoding AraC family transcriptional regulator, which produces MMRIQDEYAVTTLSGAAEGSLDAETARLARLISSHTPHDGTFIQRIPGLYISRYSRIDTDTVKTFYSTSLIIVAQGAKNITIGQEVYHFNKLRMILLPVALPVAMQLTEASSAEPYLAVRLELDPQRISEWVLKLYPQGLPPVRQMSTGYIADANLSLVNAVTRLVECLQQPADAELLAPLVLDEILLRVLRSPIGAQVVEMGFAESDVQRVAKGIAWLREHFSEQMKVAELAELVHMSASAFHVHFKSVTSMSPLQYQKALRLHEARRLMLTGPMDATTACRLVGYVSDSQFSRDYRRFFGSPPSRDIARLRQQPTRSE; this is translated from the coding sequence ATGATGAGAATACAAGATGAATATGCGGTGACAACGCTGTCTGGTGCGGCTGAGGGTTCGCTTGATGCAGAAACAGCCAGGCTGGCACGTCTGATATCGTCCCATACTCCTCATGATGGAACTTTTATCCAGCGTATACCCGGTCTGTATATCAGCCGCTATTCACGGATAGATACGGATACTGTCAAAACCTTCTACTCCACCTCTCTGATCATCGTGGCCCAGGGGGCAAAGAATATTACGATCGGGCAGGAGGTTTATCATTTCAACAAGCTGCGGATGATCCTGCTGCCTGTCGCCCTGCCGGTAGCGATGCAGCTCACGGAAGCCAGTTCAGCTGAGCCTTATCTTGCCGTGAGGCTGGAGCTTGATCCGCAGAGGATCAGTGAATGGGTCCTGAAGCTGTACCCCCAGGGCCTGCCTCCCGTACGCCAGATGAGCACAGGTTATATTGCTGATGCCAATCTGAGTCTTGTTAATGCAGTAACGAGACTGGTGGAGTGCCTGCAGCAGCCCGCTGATGCGGAACTTCTGGCTCCGCTTGTGCTGGATGAAATTCTGCTGCGGGTCCTGCGCAGCCCGATTGGTGCCCAGGTTGTTGAAATGGGCTTTGCCGAGTCAGATGTACAGCGGGTCGCGAAGGGGATCGCCTGGCTGCGTGAACACTTCTCCGAGCAGATGAAGGTTGCTGAGCTGGCAGAACTCGTACATATGAGCGCATCCGCCTTTCATGTGCATTTCAAGTCCGTCACCTCCATGAGTCCGCTGCAGTATCAAAAGGCGCTGCGCCTTCACGAAGCCAGACGTCTGATGTTAACCGGCCCCATGGATGCGACCACGGCCTGCCGGCTTGTCGGCTATGTGAGCGATTCCCAGTTCAGCCGGGATTACCGCCGCTTCTTCGGAAGTCCGCCAAGCAGAGACATTGCCAGATTACGTCAGCAGCCTACAAGATCGGAATGA
- a CDS encoding carbohydrate ABC transporter permease, with the protein MDNNQKGGTVTRKINKTIVYIVCICLAVLSILPFWIMFVNATRSTTEIQSGLSLIPSTHMMSNLRVLLEKSFDPIQGFMNSFIISASATLLTVYFSSLAAYGLVTYSWKLRGAFFTFILCVMMIPAQASAIGFYQFMYKIHWTNSFLPLILPAIAAPAVVFFMRQYLLATLSIEIVEAARVDGSGEFKTFNRIILPLMVPAVATQAIFAFVGNWNNLFMPMILLTQKEKYTMPIMVSLLRGDIYKTEFGSIYMGLALTALPLFVVYFLLSRYIIAGVALGGVKE; encoded by the coding sequence ATGGACAATAATCAAAAAGGCGGAACCGTCACCCGGAAGATAAACAAGACGATTGTCTATATCGTCTGCATCTGTCTGGCGGTGCTCAGTATCCTCCCGTTTTGGATCATGTTTGTAAACGCCACCCGCTCTACAACGGAAATTCAAAGCGGCCTCTCGCTGATTCCTTCGACGCATATGATGAGCAACCTGCGGGTACTGCTCGAAAAGAGCTTCGATCCGATTCAAGGGTTCATGAATTCATTTATTATCTCAGCTTCAGCAACTCTCTTAACAGTCTATTTCTCGTCCCTGGCGGCATATGGGCTGGTAACCTATAGCTGGAAGCTGCGCGGGGCGTTCTTTACCTTTATCCTGTGCGTGATGATGATTCCTGCCCAGGCCAGTGCGATCGGATTCTATCAGTTCATGTATAAAATACATTGGACCAACAGCTTTCTTCCGCTGATTCTGCCTGCGATTGCCGCACCGGCGGTGGTGTTCTTTATGCGCCAATACCTGCTCGCAACGCTGTCGATTGAGATCGTGGAAGCAGCGCGTGTAGACGGGTCCGGTGAATTCAAAACCTTTAACCGGATTATCCTGCCGCTCATGGTACCGGCAGTGGCAACACAGGCGATCTTTGCCTTCGTGGGCAACTGGAACAACCTGTTCATGCCGATGATTCTGCTTACACAGAAAGAGAAATATACGATGCCGATCATGGTCAGCCTGCTGCGCGGGGATATCTACAAGACGGAGTTCGGCTCGATCTATATGGGGCTGGCACTGACGGCTTTACCGCTGTTCGTGGTCTACTTCCTGTTATCCCGGTATATTATTGCGGGTGTGGCACTGGGCGGCGTTAAGGAGTAA
- a CDS encoding carbohydrate ABC transporter permease produces MRRKGVNYSRFGYIFTFPFVLAFLIFSLYPILYTAFIGFTDLQGLIPKPLHILDNPFQNFKDLLFDNPSFRKSLINTGLLWIVNFVPQIVLALLLTAWFTNQRLKIKGQGIFKVLLYMPNIITAGTIAVLFSTLFAYPMSPVNSFFEMMGWSDAPINFLQDKTIARGIVAFIQFWMWYGNTMIILIAGVMGINPALFESAAIDGANGIQTFFRITLPSLRTILLFTLITSMVGGLTMFDIPQLFLAGGPDDSTLTTSMFIYGQAFKGSYLYNRAAAASMIMFVISAVLSAFVFYLMRDRDAAKLKKIEKMHRKSAKSNQGGVTHGQ; encoded by the coding sequence ATGCGCCGCAAAGGTGTGAACTACTCTAGATTCGGCTATATCTTTACATTTCCGTTTGTTTTGGCATTTCTGATTTTCTCGCTGTATCCCATTTTATATACCGCATTCATCGGTTTTACCGATTTACAGGGATTAATACCAAAACCACTACATATTTTGGATAATCCTTTTCAGAATTTCAAAGATCTCCTCTTTGATAACCCCTCCTTCAGAAAATCTCTAATTAACACGGGGCTGCTCTGGATTGTGAACTTCGTTCCTCAGATCGTTCTTGCGCTCTTGCTCACGGCTTGGTTCACGAACCAGCGTCTGAAAATAAAGGGGCAGGGTATTTTCAAGGTTCTGCTCTATATGCCTAATATTATTACTGCAGGTACAATTGCCGTGCTTTTCAGCACTCTATTTGCCTATCCGATGAGTCCGGTAAACAGTTTCTTTGAAATGATGGGATGGTCCGACGCTCCGATCAACTTCCTTCAGGATAAGACGATAGCGCGGGGCATTGTGGCGTTCATCCAGTTCTGGATGTGGTACGGCAACACCATGATCATACTGATCGCAGGCGTTATGGGGATTAATCCTGCGCTCTTCGAATCTGCGGCGATTGACGGCGCCAACGGAATTCAAACCTTCTTCCGTATCACGCTGCCAAGTTTACGTACGATTCTGCTATTCACACTGATTACATCGATGGTCGGCGGTTTGACCATGTTTGATATTCCGCAGCTCTTCCTTGCGGGCGGACCGGATGACTCTACGCTTACCACGTCCATGTTTATTTATGGGCAAGCCTTTAAGGGAAGCTACTTGTACAACCGTGCTGCAGCGGCGAGCATGATCATGTTCGTGATTTCAGCAGTACTGTCTGCATTTGTGTTCTATTTGATGCGTGACCGCGACGCGGCGAAACTTAAAAAAATCGAAAAAATGCACCGGAAATCCGCCAAGAGCAACCAGGGAGGCGTAACACATGGACAATAA
- a CDS encoding ABC transporter substrate-binding protein — translation MKSMKRVLAGISTLVLMSSALAACGGNNNSSSSGANATTAPAATTAAAATTAPAAGSGEKVTINLWSFTDEIPNMTKKYIETHPDANVEFKTTIVATTDGAYQPALDQALAAGGKDAPDVFAAEAAFVLKYTQGDASTFAANYADLGLDDQMVKDAGIAQYSVDIGSKDGQLKGLGYQATGGAFIYRRSIAKDVFGTDDPAAIKAEIGPGWDKFFEAAAKLKAKGYGAVSGDGDIWHAIENSSEKGWIVDGKLHIDPKREEFLDLSKKLKDNGYHNDTTDWTEAWFADMSGTGAQPVFGFFGPAWLVNYTLSDNVKDTSGDWAVTEPPTGFFWGGTWLLANKDVTKDDAKKQAVADFIKWVTLDTSETGLQYYWANGTMKEGEQGTKDSVASSVVMDKSNGELPLLGGQNMFDVFVPANANASGKNLTQFDETINKLWRDQVREYTAGNKDRAKAIETFKQQVKDQLNIDSE, via the coding sequence ATGAAAAGTATGAAGCGTGTTCTAGCTGGGATCTCTACACTGGTCTTGATGTCATCTGCTCTGGCAGCGTGTGGAGGCAACAATAATTCAAGCTCATCCGGCGCAAACGCCACAACAGCTCCGGCAGCCACAACGGCCGCAGCGGCTACAACTGCTCCAGCAGCAGGATCCGGCGAGAAAGTCACTATTAATCTCTGGAGCTTCACGGACGAGATTCCGAACATGACTAAAAAGTATATCGAAACCCATCCAGATGCGAATGTAGAGTTCAAAACTACGATTGTCGCAACTACAGATGGAGCCTATCAGCCGGCTCTTGACCAGGCGCTGGCCGCTGGCGGAAAAGATGCACCGGATGTGTTTGCAGCTGAAGCGGCGTTCGTACTCAAATATACACAAGGCGATGCATCCACTTTTGCCGCCAACTATGCTGACCTGGGTCTTGATGACCAAATGGTTAAGGACGCAGGGATCGCTCAATATTCAGTTGATATCGGCAGCAAAGACGGACAATTGAAAGGTCTCGGCTATCAGGCAACAGGTGGAGCCTTTATCTATCGCCGCTCGATTGCCAAGGATGTATTTGGAACAGATGACCCGGCTGCAATCAAGGCTGAAATTGGTCCGGGCTGGGATAAATTCTTCGAAGCGGCTGCGAAGCTGAAGGCCAAAGGATACGGCGCAGTTTCTGGTGACGGCGATATATGGCACGCGATCGAAAACAGTTCCGAGAAGGGTTGGATTGTTGACGGCAAGCTTCATATCGATCCTAAGCGCGAAGAGTTCCTGGATCTCTCCAAGAAGCTGAAAGACAATGGATACCACAATGATACGACAGATTGGACAGAAGCCTGGTTCGCCGATATGTCCGGCACTGGCGCTCAACCGGTCTTCGGGTTCTTCGGTCCTGCTTGGCTCGTTAACTATACTCTAAGCGACAATGTAAAGGATACAAGTGGTGACTGGGCAGTAACCGAGCCGCCAACAGGCTTCTTCTGGGGAGGCACATGGCTGCTCGCCAACAAAGACGTAACCAAGGACGATGCCAAGAAACAGGCTGTTGCAGACTTCATCAAATGGGTAACACTCGATACCTCCGAAACAGGTCTCCAGTATTACTGGGCTAACGGAACGATGAAAGAAGGCGAGCAAGGCACGAAGGACAGTGTTGCTTCCTCCGTTGTAATGGATAAGTCTAACGGGGAACTACCTTTGCTTGGCGGACAGAACATGTTCGACGTCTTTGTTCCGGCCAATGCCAACGCTTCAGGTAAGAACTTGACCCAGTTCGACGAAACGATCAACAAGCTCTGGCGTGATCAGGTACGCGAATATACTGCGGGCAACAAAGACCGTGCCAAAGCAATCGAAACCTTCAAGCAGCAAGTCAAAGATCAACTTAATATCGATAGCGAATAA
- a CDS encoding GNAT family N-acetyltransferase codes for MKKGPEDLTMITELNKQDFYKIRHLTDPCKNIEARAIVNGMNPGRVYADHPAEPTAALIWIQGQQGYQVVGDARSAVFAEKLGEYMRTRIEPELQKQGINGVEIGAEMDTWDETLSAIFGDRYISADNQHVFCLGEQAGAIEFHADAVTIRPIDRELLTSSRLGNHSFVEEKILHYWESADVFLQQGLGYYAEHSNHAVSLCFSAFVAEETHAIDIETLEGYRKNNYGTIVAAALIQEFRRKGIRPYWDCTPENTGSIRIAQAIGMKPDFDYRIFWYRFS; via the coding sequence GTGAAGAAAGGACCGGAGGATCTGACAATGATTACAGAGCTTAATAAACAGGACTTTTATAAGATACGGCATCTCACAGATCCATGTAAAAATATTGAGGCCAGGGCTATAGTTAATGGGATGAACCCGGGCAGGGTCTACGCAGATCATCCGGCAGAACCGACAGCAGCGTTAATCTGGATTCAAGGGCAGCAGGGGTATCAGGTTGTTGGGGATGCGCGGAGTGCAGTGTTTGCAGAGAAACTGGGCGAATACATGAGAACCCGTATAGAACCGGAGCTACAGAAACAAGGGATCAATGGGGTCGAGATCGGCGCCGAGATGGATACCTGGGATGAAACGCTAAGTGCCATCTTCGGGGACCGCTATATTTCGGCGGATAATCAGCATGTGTTCTGTTTAGGGGAGCAGGCGGGAGCGATAGAATTTCACGCTGATGCTGTAACGATCCGGCCAATCGACAGGGAGCTGCTTACGTCAAGTCGATTAGGGAACCATTCCTTTGTAGAGGAGAAAATACTGCATTACTGGGAGTCGGCAGACGTGTTCCTTCAGCAGGGGCTAGGGTATTATGCCGAGCATAGTAATCATGCCGTGAGTTTGTGTTTCTCGGCATTTGTTGCAGAAGAGACGCATGCGATTGATATCGAAACCCTGGAAGGGTACAGAAAAAATAACTATGGTACCATAGTGGCTGCCGCACTGATACAAGAATTTAGACGAAAGGGAATCCGGCCTTACTGGGACTGCACTCCTGAGAACACCGGCTCTATTCGCATCGCCCAAGCAATCGGGATGAAGCCGGATTTTGACTATCGGATATTCTGGTATAGGTTCTCGTGA